From the genome of Turicibacter faecis, one region includes:
- a CDS encoding polysaccharide deacetylase family protein: MKQKVGAVFGIIAYITLLIGMNFYPKSYPVSNMNDDIHQQLVHYMETHRVEPSEPRIDSVWGFVPGLQGSEIDYELSYNNMLLNGSFDPSLLVCRAINYEKSPEEFRETPIYKGNENGDYVSLLINVAWGEEELDKMLNILDRLGVRATFFFEGRYAENHKNQVQKIHEDGHVIGNHSYSHPSRWGSFTYEQYVDEIKKTNDVLKSIINEPITYFAPPAGEFNDRTLKAAYDQGMYSIMWTADTIDWKGGTADVLINRVMKKLQPGALILMHPKPETVIALEPMINQLKEKGYEFKTIDEIVEGTRPECR; encoded by the coding sequence GTGAAGCAAAAAGTAGGAGCTGTGTTTGGGATTATTGCTTATATCACGCTTTTAATTGGGATGAACTTCTATCCCAAGTCATACCCAGTTTCAAATATGAATGATGACATTCACCAACAGTTAGTTCATTATATGGAAACTCATCGCGTCGAACCGAGTGAACCACGTATTGATAGTGTGTGGGGATTTGTACCCGGTCTACAAGGATCAGAAATTGATTATGAGTTATCTTATAATAATATGCTATTAAATGGAAGTTTCGATCCGTCGTTATTAGTTTGTCGTGCCATCAATTATGAAAAAAGCCCTGAAGAGTTTCGAGAGACCCCAATTTATAAGGGGAATGAGAATGGAGACTATGTCTCTCTTTTGATAAATGTGGCTTGGGGGGAGGAAGAGTTAGATAAAATGTTAAACATCTTAGATCGTTTAGGTGTTCGGGCAACCTTTTTCTTTGAGGGACGATACGCTGAAAATCATAAAAATCAGGTTCAAAAAATACACGAAGATGGGCATGTTATCGGTAACCATTCCTACTCACATCCATCACGTTGGGGTAGTTTTACTTATGAGCAATATGTAGATGAAATAAAAAAAACAAATGATGTATTGAAGTCAATTATTAATGAACCCATTACTTATTTTGCCCCTCCAGCAGGAGAATTTAATGATCGAACATTAAAGGCGGCTTATGATCAGGGAATGTATTCGATTATGTGGACGGCAGATACCATAGATTGGAAAGGTGGAACAGCCGATGTTTTAATTAATCGGGTTATGAAAAAACTACAACCAGGTGCTCTTATTCTCATGCATCCTAAACCTGAAACGGTTATTGCTTTAGAACCGATGATTAATCAATTAAAAGAAAAAGGGTATGAATTTAAAACCATTGATGAAATAGTAGAGGGGACCCGTCCGGAATGTCGATAG
- the pnp gene encoding polyribonucleotide nucleotidyltransferase: MSEKHVYSFELAGRPLTFEMGELAKQANASVLVRYGDTVVLTAAVASKEPKDIDFFPLTIGYEERLYAVGKVPGGFIKREGRPSEHAILAGRLIDRPIRPLFPDGFRNDVQVINYVMSVDHDNSPEIAAMIGSSLALSISDIPFEGPIAGVVVGRINGEFVLNPTVEQLEQSDIDLTVAGTKDAVNMVEAGAKEVPEEVMLEAIMFGHDAIKEIIRFQEQIVAEIGKEKMELNLYEIDPTINTRVHEMAEADMLKAIQVVEKHARQEAIDAVNARVIDVFEQEEVTEKELKQVKEVLNKIVKEEVRRLITDEKVRPDGRQIDEIRPLSSRVDLLPRTHGSALFTRGQTQALSICTLGALNEHQMLDGLEVEETKRFMHHYNFPPFSVGETGRYGAPGRREVGHGALGERALKQVMPSAKDFPYTVRLVSEVLESNGSTSQASICASTMALMAAGVPIKAPVAGIAMGLVKKGDNYTVLTDIQGMEDHLGDMDFKVAGTAQGVTALQMDIKIEGLSREILEEALQQAKVGRMQILNHMLSTISSTREDLSAYAPKIKVMTIKVEKIRDVIGPGGKQINEIIDKTGVKIDIEQDGTVYILHDKTENINQAMAMIEDIVREVEIGKIYLGKVVRIEKFGAFVEIFPGQDGLVHISQLAEERVAKTEDVVNIGDQIYVKVTEVDDRGRVNLSRKEAMKEQQAK, encoded by the coding sequence ATGTCAGAAAAGCACGTTTATTCGTTTGAATTAGCGGGACGTCCATTGACATTTGAAATGGGTGAGTTAGCAAAACAGGCGAATGCTTCGGTTTTAGTTCGTTATGGAGATACAGTTGTATTAACGGCAGCAGTAGCATCAAAAGAACCAAAAGATATTGATTTTTTTCCATTAACAATTGGATATGAGGAACGTCTTTATGCAGTTGGGAAAGTTCCTGGCGGATTTATTAAGCGTGAAGGACGTCCAAGTGAACATGCAATTTTAGCGGGACGTTTAATTGACCGTCCAATTCGTCCATTATTCCCAGACGGATTTAGAAATGATGTACAAGTCATTAACTATGTAATGAGTGTTGATCACGATAACTCACCAGAGATTGCAGCGATGATCGGATCATCATTGGCCTTATCTATTTCAGATATTCCATTTGAAGGTCCTATCGCTGGAGTGGTTGTTGGACGTATTAATGGAGAGTTCGTATTAAATCCAACGGTTGAACAATTAGAACAATCGGATATTGATTTAACGGTAGCGGGAACAAAAGATGCGGTGAACATGGTGGAAGCAGGAGCAAAAGAGGTTCCTGAAGAAGTGATGTTAGAAGCAATCATGTTTGGGCATGACGCGATCAAAGAAATCATTCGTTTCCAAGAGCAAATTGTTGCGGAAATTGGAAAAGAAAAGATGGAATTAAATTTATACGAAATTGATCCAACGATTAATACACGTGTTCATGAAATGGCTGAAGCTGATATGTTAAAGGCGATTCAAGTGGTTGAAAAACATGCTCGTCAAGAAGCAATTGATGCCGTAAACGCGCGTGTCATCGATGTATTTGAACAAGAAGAGGTAACCGAAAAGGAACTTAAACAAGTTAAAGAGGTTTTAAATAAAATTGTGAAGGAAGAAGTGCGTCGTTTAATTACAGATGAAAAAGTACGACCTGATGGACGCCAAATTGACGAAATTCGTCCACTTTCATCACGCGTTGATTTATTACCAAGAACACATGGGTCGGCTTTATTCACACGTGGGCAAACACAGGCCTTATCAATCTGTACGCTTGGGGCATTAAATGAACATCAAATGTTAGATGGGCTAGAAGTCGAAGAAACTAAACGCTTTATGCACCATTATAATTTCCCACCATTCTCTGTTGGAGAGACAGGGCGTTATGGGGCACCGGGACGTCGCGAAGTTGGACATGGGGCCCTTGGAGAGCGTGCGCTTAAACAAGTGATGCCATCTGCAAAAGATTTCCCATATACTGTTCGTTTAGTTTCTGAGGTTTTAGAATCAAACGGATCAACATCACAAGCATCGATTTGTGCATCGACCATGGCATTAATGGCAGCTGGAGTTCCAATTAAGGCGCCTGTTGCTGGAATTGCAATGGGACTTGTTAAAAAAGGCGATAACTATACGGTTTTAACAGATATTCAAGGGATGGAAGATCATTTAGGAGATATGGACTTCAAAGTAGCCGGAACAGCTCAGGGGGTTACGGCTTTACAAATGGATATTAAGATTGAAGGGTTAAGTCGTGAGATTTTAGAAGAGGCTCTACAACAGGCCAAAGTAGGACGCATGCAAATTTTAAATCATATGTTAAGTACGATTTCAAGCACACGTGAGGACTTATCAGCTTATGCGCCAAAAATTAAGGTAATGACAATTAAGGTTGAGAAAATTCGCGATGTCATTGGACCTGGTGGAAAACAAATTAACGAGATTATCGATAAAACAGGAGTTAAGATTGATATTGAGCAAGATGGAACAGTTTATATCTTGCACGATAAAACGGAAAACATTAATCAGGCGATGGCAATGATTGAAGATATTGTCCGCGAAGTTGAAATTGGAAAAATCTATTTAGGTAAAGTTGTTCGTATTGAAAAGTTCGGAGCATTTGTTGAAATATTCCCTGGTCAAGATGGACTGGTTCATATTTCTCAATTAGCAGAAGAACGTGTAGCGAAAACAGAAGATGTTGTTAATATTGGGGACCAAATTTACGTAAAAGTGACTGAGGTAGATGATCGTGGTCGTGTAAATTTATCACGTAAGGAAGCAATGAAAGAACAACAAGCAAAATAA
- a CDS encoding DEAD/DEAH box helicase family protein, with the protein MCGNFKFLEGKTEFESFAAACLEAEKGIIVSPANCAILSRRALELAVKWVYSFDEALRVPYQDNLSSLIHEHSFRDIMDEELFPLIKYIIKLGNVAVHTNSGIKREEAVLSLHNLHQFISWIDYCYAKEYTATPFDESILYEGKEKRTRPEELQTLYETLSSKDKRLQEMIKENEALRQQLTERRVEHVKSYSFEVDPLSEEQTRKRYIDLEIKLAGFELGVDALEEVQVSGMPTTSQLGFVDYVLYGNNGKPVAVVEAKKSTVDPKVGQQQAKLYADCLERQYGQRPIIFFTNGYEIYLWDDVNYPERKVAGIFTKEKLQLMIERRQTITPVLSSDIQDHITNRPYQKEAVLRVCEAIDKKQRKMLLVMATGTGKTRTAISMVDVLTKHHYVKNILFLADRTALVKQAKTNFSQLLPHLTLCNLLDRKENPEQARMIFSTYPTMMNAIDEAKRKDGKKLFTPGHFDLIIVDESHRSIYKKYQAIFDYFDALLIGLTATPKDEIDKNTYSIFDLENGVPTFAYELEEAVESGYLVSYRVYEMKSAVMEEGITYDQLSEEEKEQFDELFEADETIEDTIDSSAVNQWIFNTDTIDLVLTELMEKGLRVEGGDKLGKSIIFAKSSRHAKEIVNRFNQLYPEYGGDFARVIDYSTKYVETLIDDFSEAKKYPQIAVSVDMLDTGIDIPEVLNLVFFKKVRSKSKFHQMIGRGTRLCKDLLGVNQDKEEFLIFDFCRNFEFFRLNPQGMETKITASLTEKTFNLKMEIMKELQDLAYQEAPYMNYRQALLADVLEDISSLNEDSFRVKMKLTFVDKYKQEASWQHLGAVAVNEIKSHISPLIMPKKEDELAKQFDYTMYLIELAYLQHQKPTRAVQVVVKTAESLAKLGTIAQVVAHKDMIERLQTEQFWDEASIFELEHVRQALRDLVKLIERQTQVIYTTSFSDEIIEMEETGPIYGGNDLKNYRKKVEHYLHEHRDELAIYKLRHNKSLTVQDIQTLETLMWTQLGTKEEYQKEFGQTPVTKLVRQLVGMDKEAAQEIFSEFLSDQSLNVNQLKFIQLLIDYIAANGFVENNQVLTEDPFRSVGSILDLFDFSQAQKIIAHLNEIKATIDVA; encoded by the coding sequence ATGTGTGGTAATTTTAAGTTTTTAGAGGGAAAGACAGAGTTTGAAAGTTTTGCTGCTGCCTGTTTGGAGGCGGAAAAGGGGATTATCGTGAGTCCCGCTAACTGTGCGATTTTAAGCCGTCGGGCATTGGAACTTGCTGTCAAGTGGGTGTATAGCTTCGATGAAGCTTTACGCGTTCCCTATCAAGATAATCTATCGAGTTTAATTCATGAACATTCGTTTCGGGACATTATGGATGAAGAGTTGTTCCCGTTAATTAAATATATTATTAAACTTGGAAACGTGGCGGTGCATACCAATAGCGGCATCAAACGAGAAGAGGCCGTTCTTTCACTTCATAACTTACATCAATTTATTTCTTGGATTGATTATTGCTATGCAAAAGAGTATACAGCCACGCCGTTTGATGAGTCGATTTTGTATGAGGGAAAAGAGAAGCGAACACGTCCGGAAGAATTACAAACCCTTTATGAGACGCTAAGTTCTAAAGATAAACGGTTACAAGAAATGATTAAAGAGAACGAGGCGTTACGTCAACAATTAACGGAGCGTCGAGTAGAACACGTTAAATCGTATTCGTTTGAGGTGGATCCTTTATCAGAAGAACAAACACGAAAACGTTATATTGATTTAGAGATTAAATTGGCAGGCTTTGAACTAGGTGTCGATGCCTTAGAAGAAGTTCAAGTGAGTGGGATGCCAACAACGAGTCAGTTGGGATTTGTTGACTATGTCCTTTATGGAAATAATGGAAAACCTGTGGCCGTTGTTGAAGCGAAGAAATCAACGGTTGATCCAAAAGTGGGACAACAACAAGCTAAACTTTATGCGGATTGTTTAGAACGTCAATATGGGCAACGTCCGATTATTTTCTTTACGAACGGATACGAGATTTATTTATGGGATGATGTGAACTATCCCGAACGAAAAGTGGCAGGGATTTTTACAAAAGAAAAATTACAATTAATGATTGAGCGTCGTCAAACGATAACGCCTGTCTTAAGTTCAGATATTCAAGATCACATCACGAACCGTCCGTATCAAAAAGAGGCGGTTTTACGTGTCTGTGAGGCGATTGATAAAAAACAACGAAAAATGTTACTCGTGATGGCCACAGGAACAGGGAAAACGCGAACGGCGATTTCAATGGTGGATGTGCTAACGAAACATCATTATGTGAAGAACATTTTATTTTTAGCCGATCGTACGGCACTCGTTAAACAAGCGAAAACGAATTTTAGTCAACTTCTCCCTCATTTAACCTTATGTAATCTCCTCGATCGAAAAGAAAATCCAGAGCAAGCTCGAATGATTTTTTCAACGTATCCGACGATGATGAATGCGATTGATGAGGCCAAACGAAAGGACGGGAAAAAGTTATTTACACCCGGACATTTTGATTTGATTATCGTAGATGAATCCCATCGAAGTATTTATAAAAAGTATCAAGCGATTTTTGATTATTTCGATGCGCTTTTAATTGGATTAACGGCAACGCCAAAAGATGAAATTGATAAAAATACGTATTCGATTTTTGATCTTGAAAATGGGGTACCAACGTTTGCCTACGAGCTTGAAGAGGCGGTTGAAAGTGGTTATTTAGTAAGTTATCGCGTCTATGAAATGAAATCAGCCGTCATGGAAGAAGGGATCACGTATGATCAACTATCGGAAGAAGAAAAGGAACAGTTTGATGAACTATTTGAAGCGGATGAAACGATTGAAGACACCATTGATAGTTCGGCTGTCAATCAGTGGATTTTTAATACCGATACCATTGATCTAGTGTTAACGGAATTGATGGAAAAAGGATTGCGTGTCGAGGGGGGAGACAAACTTGGAAAAAGTATTATTTTTGCCAAAAGTTCCCGGCATGCGAAGGAAATCGTGAATCGCTTTAATCAGCTCTATCCTGAATATGGTGGTGATTTTGCCCGAGTCATTGATTACAGTACGAAGTATGTTGAGACGCTGATTGATGATTTTAGCGAGGCGAAAAAGTATCCGCAAATTGCTGTTTCCGTTGATATGTTAGACACGGGAATTGATATTCCAGAAGTCTTAAACCTTGTCTTCTTTAAAAAGGTGCGTTCTAAATCGAAGTTTCATCAAATGATTGGACGAGGAACGCGCCTGTGCAAAGATTTACTAGGCGTAAATCAAGATAAGGAGGAGTTTTTAATTTTTGATTTTTGTCGTAATTTTGAATTTTTCCGTTTGAATCCTCAAGGAATGGAGACAAAGATTACGGCGTCTTTAACGGAAAAAACATTTAATTTAAAAATGGAGATCATGAAAGAACTTCAAGATTTAGCATATCAAGAAGCTCCCTATATGAACTATCGTCAAGCGTTACTTGCAGATGTTTTAGAAGATATTTCATCATTAAATGAAGACAGTTTTCGGGTAAAAATGAAGTTAACGTTTGTCGATAAATATAAACAAGAAGCGTCGTGGCAACATCTTGGGGCGGTGGCTGTCAATGAAATAAAATCGCATATTTCTCCGTTAATTATGCCGAAAAAAGAAGATGAACTTGCTAAACAGTTTGATTATACGATGTATTTAATTGAATTGGCGTACTTACAACATCAAAAACCAACGCGAGCCGTGCAGGTCGTTGTCAAGACGGCGGAATCGTTAGCTAAACTTGGAACGATTGCACAAGTGGTGGCGCATAAGGATATGATTGAACGATTACAAACCGAACAATTTTGGGATGAGGCCTCGATCTTTGAGTTGGAGCATGTTCGACAAGCGCTAAGAGATTTAGTGAAGTTAATTGAGCGGCAAACACAAGTGATTTATACGACGTCTTTTTCTGATGAAATTATTGAGATGGAGGAAACAGGCCCGATTTACGGGGGAAATGATTTGAAAAATTATCGTAAAAAGGTGGAACATTATTTACATGAACACCGAGATGAACTTGCGATTTATAAGTTACGCCATAATAAATCTTTAACGGTTCAAGATATTCAAACGTTAGAGACACTTATGTGGACGCAACTTGGAACAAAGGAAGAGTACCAAAAAGAATTTGGTCAAACGCCTGTGACAAAGTTAGTTAGACAACTGGTGGGGATGGATAAAGAAGCAGCCCAGGAAATTTTTTCTGAATTTTTAAGTGATCAATCCCTCAATGTCAATCAACTCAAGTTTATTCAATTACTGATCGATTATATCGCCGCCAATGGTTTTGTTGAAAATAACCAAGTATTAACCGAAGATCCATTTAGGAGTGTGGGAAGTATCCTTGATTTATTCGATTTTAGTCAAGCTCAAAAAATTATTGCACATTTAAATGAAATCAAAGCGACCATTGATGTGGCTTAA
- a CDS encoding restriction endonuclease subunit S, with the protein MIKKVKLGDICEVRGGYAFKSIDFQKQGIPVIRISNISDNSVLLDDKTVFVDSVSQDMLQKYSIHKGDILVALSGATTGKFGIYEEDTEALLNQRVAKLIPSNLINNLYLYYYLNTLRSIILQRAMGVAQPNISPKEIEDMIIFLPLLETQIKIAQILDQARRLIDKRKEQIALLDDLIQSVFYDMFGDPGLNSKEWECGRISDIIVKTQYGTSTKANENEGEYAVLRMNNITYRGNWDLRALKYIDLDEKDRKKYLVYKGEVLFNRTNSKELVGKTAVYKREEPMAYAGYLVKAIPNNRANGQFIASYMNTKYIKSLLFNMAKNIVGMANINAEEFKSIKVYIPPIELQNHFAEMVENIEKQKELLNKSLAELETNFNSLMQRAFRGELVAE; encoded by the coding sequence ATGATAAAAAAAGTAAAATTAGGTGATATTTGCGAAGTAAGAGGGGGCTACGCTTTTAAAAGTATAGATTTCCAAAAGCAGGGTATTCCGGTGATAAGAATTAGTAACATAAGTGACAATTCAGTTCTTTTAGATGATAAAACAGTCTTTGTCGATAGTGTTAGTCAAGATATGCTTCAAAAATATAGTATACATAAGGGAGATATATTGGTTGCTTTATCGGGGGCAACTACTGGAAAATTTGGTATCTATGAAGAGGATACAGAGGCATTATTAAATCAACGGGTAGCAAAACTTATCCCGTCTAATTTGATTAATAATTTATATTTATATTACTATTTAAATACATTAAGGAGCATTATTCTACAGAGAGCTATGGGGGTGGCACAACCCAATATTAGTCCTAAAGAGATTGAGGATATGATTATATTTTTACCACTTTTAGAAACACAAATTAAAATTGCTCAAATACTAGATCAAGCGCGGAGGTTAATCGATAAACGAAAAGAACAAATCGCTTTACTTGATGACTTAATTCAAAGTGTGTTTTATGACATGTTTGGAGACCCAGGGTTAAATAGTAAGGAATGGGAATGTGGAAGAATTTCAGATATTATAGTTAAAACTCAATATGGAACGAGTACTAAAGCTAATGAAAATGAAGGTGAATACGCAGTATTGAGAATGAATAATATTACTTATCGTGGTAATTGGGATTTGAGAGCCCTAAAGTATATTGACTTAGATGAAAAGGATAGAAAAAAATATTTAGTTTATAAAGGGGAAGTTTTATTTAATCGAACTAATAGCAAAGAATTAGTTGGAAAAACGGCTGTCTATAAAAGGGAGGAGCCAATGGCATACGCAGGATATTTAGTTAAAGCTATTCCTAACAATAGAGCCAATGGCCAATTTATTGCATCGTATATGAATACCAAATATATAAAATCTCTTCTATTTAATATGGCTAAGAATATTGTTGGAATGGCCAATATAAATGCGGAGGAATTTAAAAGTATTAAGGTTTATATCCCTCCTATCGAACTTCAAAATCATTTTGCTGAAATGGTTGAGAATATTGAAAAGCAAAAAGAATTATTAAACAAGAGTTTGGCTGAATTAGAAACAAACTTTAATTCGTTGATGCAACGCGCGTTTCGTGGAGAATTAGTCGCTGAGTAA
- a CDS encoding type I restriction-modification system subunit M — protein MITGELKSKVDKIWETFWTGGITNPLEVIEQFTYLLFIKNLDEIETRKESEALLLGFPYTGMFPADRQALRWSRFKNEEATQMYQTVATEVFPFIKSLHANQDSAYTKYMGDAIFKIPTPQMLTKLVDMIDVLPLTPDTKGDLYEYLLSKVATAGTNGQFRTPRHIIDMMVKLMKPTPSDVIVDPAAGSAGFLVSAQQYLRDNHADLFHNQGLKEHFNNDMFYGFDMDRTMLRIGAMNMMLHGVDNPNIEYKDSLSEQNKDEDTYTLILANPPFKGSLDYEAVSADLLKVTKTKKTELLFLLLFLRILKTGGRCASIVPDGVLFGSSKAHKDIRKEIVENHKLEAVISLPSGVFKPYAGVSTAILIFTKTTVGGTDHVWFYDMKADGYSLDDKRQPIQDNDIPDIIERFSHLENEVERQKTEQSFFVSVDEIRETGYDLSINKYKEIEYEEVQYEAPSIILKKIQTLEEEIQQGLKELEKMIGE, from the coding sequence ATGATAACTGGTGAATTGAAAAGTAAAGTCGATAAAATATGGGAGACCTTTTGGACGGGGGGAATTACGAACCCGTTAGAGGTCATTGAGCAGTTTACTTATTTGTTATTTATTAAAAATTTAGATGAAATTGAGACACGTAAAGAAAGTGAAGCGTTGTTGCTCGGGTTCCCATATACCGGAATGTTTCCGGCCGATCGTCAAGCATTACGATGGAGCCGTTTTAAAAATGAAGAAGCCACGCAAATGTATCAGACAGTAGCGACTGAAGTTTTTCCATTTATTAAATCGTTGCATGCCAACCAAGACTCAGCATATACCAAATATATGGGGGATGCGATTTTTAAAATTCCAACCCCTCAAATGTTAACGAAGTTAGTCGATATGATTGATGTCTTGCCTTTAACACCGGATACTAAAGGGGATTTATATGAGTATTTACTCTCTAAAGTGGCAACAGCGGGAACGAATGGTCAATTTAGAACGCCACGTCATATCATTGATATGATGGTGAAATTAATGAAACCGACACCTTCAGATGTGATCGTTGACCCGGCAGCGGGATCCGCAGGTTTTTTAGTGTCAGCCCAGCAATATTTAAGAGACAATCATGCCGATTTATTCCATAATCAAGGATTAAAAGAGCATTTCAATAATGACATGTTTTATGGGTTCGATATGGACCGTACGATGTTACGGATTGGGGCGATGAACATGATGTTACACGGCGTTGATAATCCGAATATTGAATATAAAGATTCTTTATCTGAACAAAATAAAGACGAGGATACATATACCTTAATTTTAGCGAATCCTCCGTTTAAAGGGTCACTTGATTATGAAGCGGTATCTGCTGACTTATTAAAAGTGACTAAAACGAAGAAAACGGAGCTTTTATTCTTATTGTTATTTTTACGGATTTTAAAAACAGGTGGACGTTGTGCCTCAATTGTTCCAGATGGAGTCTTATTCGGTAGCTCAAAGGCTCATAAAGATATTCGAAAGGAAATCGTTGAAAATCATAAGTTAGAGGCGGTCATCTCTCTTCCAAGTGGAGTCTTCAAACCGTATGCGGGAGTTTCAACAGCGATTTTAATCTTTACGAAAACAACTGTCGGTGGAACCGATCACGTTTGGTTTTATGATATGAAAGCAGATGGGTATTCACTTGATGATAAACGTCAACCGATTCAGGATAATGATATCCCTGACATCATTGAGCGTTTTAGTCATTTAGAAAATGAAGTAGAACGCCAGAAAACAGAACAATCCTTCTTCGTATCAGTGGATGAAATTCGCGAAACAGGATACGATTTATCCATCAATAAATATAAAGAAATCGAATACGAAGAAGTCCAGTACGAAGCCCCATCCATCATTTTAAAGAAAATTCAAACACTCGAAGAAGAAATTCAACAGGGGCTAAAAGAATTAGAAAAAATGATTGGAGAATAA
- the rpsO gene encoding 30S ribosomal protein S15 — protein MAISKVEKQEIIKAYAVHEGDTGSPEVQIAVLTAEINRLNDHLKQHKHDHHSRRGLLRMVGKRRNLLAYLRNKDINRYATLIERLGLRR, from the coding sequence ATGGCTATTTCAAAAGTAGAAAAACAAGAAATTATTAAAGCTTACGCAGTACACGAAGGAGATACAGGTTCTCCAGAAGTTCAAATCGCTGTTTTAACAGCTGAAATCAATCGCTTAAACGACCACTTAAAACAACACAAACACGATCATCATTCACGTCGTGGATTATTACGCATGGTTGGTAAACGTCGTAACTTATTAGCTTACTTACGTAACAAAGATATCAACCGTTACGCTACTTTAATCGAGCGTTTAGGATTACGTCGATAA
- a CDS encoding bifunctional riboflavin kinase/FAD synthetase, with translation MKVIELNLTKKMDQPLAVALGYFDGLHLGHQAVIKEVVDYAKKHQIRSAVMTFSPNPNQFLNKLNSPHLLTPHQEKIRVLKELGVDELIILPFNEELAKMRATDFIQRYLIEPSIAHVSTGFDFRFGYRGEGEVTLLANYSKHFSLNVTPKCELNEEKIGATEIKSYLAEGNLEKVTQMLGRPYRLRGVVVSGKQRGRQIGFPTANLKLSEDYVIPKCGVYAVKVEVRGRHYVGMCNIGHNPTFNFNHQICIETYILDFDADIYGEELILDFCAYLRDEQRFSSIEKLMEQLAFDRQLVRSYFKLDLQ, from the coding sequence ATGAAAGTGATTGAATTAAATTTAACGAAAAAGATGGATCAACCGCTAGCTGTGGCTCTCGGTTATTTTGATGGTCTACATTTAGGACACCAAGCAGTCATTAAAGAAGTCGTGGATTATGCGAAAAAGCATCAAATTAGAAGTGCTGTGATGACTTTTTCACCGAATCCCAATCAATTTTTAAATAAATTGAACAGTCCTCATCTTTTAACACCCCATCAAGAAAAAATTCGGGTGTTAAAAGAGTTAGGAGTCGACGAACTTATTATTTTACCGTTTAATGAGGAGCTTGCGAAGATGCGAGCGACCGACTTTATCCAACGTTATTTAATTGAACCGTCCATTGCTCATGTATCAACAGGGTTTGATTTTCGATTTGGATATAGAGGGGAAGGAGAAGTAACATTGTTGGCAAATTATTCGAAGCATTTTAGTTTAAATGTAACGCCTAAATGTGAGTTGAACGAGGAAAAAATTGGAGCGACTGAAATTAAATCCTATTTAGCTGAAGGTAATTTAGAAAAGGTTACACAGATGCTCGGACGCCCTTATCGATTACGTGGAGTCGTTGTTAGCGGAAAACAACGAGGACGACAAATTGGATTTCCGACGGCAAACTTGAAGTTAAGCGAAGATTATGTTATTCCGAAGTGTGGGGTTTATGCGGTAAAGGTTGAAGTGCGTGGACGCCACTACGTTGGAATGTGTAACATTGGGCATAACCCGACCTTTAATTTTAATCATCAAATTTGTATTGAAACGTATATTTTAGATTTTGATGCTGACATTTATGGGGAAGAGCTAATTTTAGACTTTTGTGCCTATTTAAGGGACGAACAACGATTTTCATCGATTGAAAAGTTAATGGAACAGTTAGCCTTTGATCGACAATTAGTGCGAAGTTATTTTAAATTAGACTTGCAATAA